A stretch of candidate division WOR-3 bacterium DNA encodes these proteins:
- a CDS encoding PAS domain S-box protein, whose protein sequence is MNDTPDPERDSRLAPGASPPASNRRVIVASGDHDLGRVICERLEKAGLNAVGVLSGADAIAVAEQSPSCLLVLDQILPDMVARRVVAELAARGRQVPFIVMTGSGDELVAVDMMKLGARDYIVKQADFIELFAPVVRHALAQVATEERLAASERALRESEQQLRTITDTASDAIVMMDDSGCVTFWNPAAEATFGYAATEALGRRLHEFFAPERFRAAHHAAFGRFPATGEGRAVNKTVELAAIRKDGTEIAAELSLSTIKLGDKWHGVGIVRDITERKRAEEALRAAFAEIRTLKEQLEAENVILREEVKLSHVHGDIVGESQAIKRTLALAEQVASTDSTVVIYGETGTGKELLARSIHNLSKRRDRPLVTVNCAAMPATLIEAELFGREKGAYTGAATRQAGRFEVADRGTIFLDEVGELSPEAQAKLLRVLQEGKFERLGSTNTLTADVRVIAATNRNLEQAVRNGRFREDLFYRLNVFPITVPPLRERREDIPLLVWTFVREFGEKMGKRIETIPRTTLEALCGNPWPGNVRALRNTIERAMILSSGTALQAEVKDVAPGAADLTVDDAAERARITRALEASGWRIRGAGGAAEQVGLKPTTLEYRMKRLGIRRPREKDS, encoded by the coding sequence GTGAACGACACGCCTGACCCGGAGCGCGATTCGCGCCTGGCGCCTGGCGCCTCACCGCCAGCTTCGAACCGGCGCGTGATTGTTGCGTCAGGTGACCATGACCTCGGTCGGGTGATCTGCGAGCGGTTGGAAAAGGCGGGCTTGAACGCCGTCGGCGTTCTCTCGGGCGCGGACGCGATTGCCGTGGCGGAGCAAAGCCCGAGTTGTCTGCTGGTGCTCGACCAAATCCTGCCCGACATGGTCGCTCGCCGGGTCGTCGCCGAACTTGCGGCGCGGGGACGACAGGTTCCCTTCATTGTCATGACCGGCAGCGGCGACGAGCTCGTGGCGGTGGATATGATGAAGCTGGGCGCGCGCGACTACATCGTCAAGCAGGCCGACTTCATCGAGCTGTTCGCGCCCGTCGTCAGACACGCCCTCGCCCAGGTTGCGACCGAGGAGCGGCTGGCGGCGTCCGAACGAGCGCTGCGCGAGAGCGAACAGCAGCTGCGTACGATCACCGATACGGCGAGTGACGCCATCGTCATGATGGATGATTCCGGATGCGTGACGTTCTGGAACCCGGCCGCCGAAGCGACGTTCGGCTACGCCGCGACCGAAGCCCTCGGCCGCCGGCTGCACGAGTTCTTCGCACCCGAGCGGTTCCGCGCTGCTCATCACGCCGCGTTCGGCCGGTTCCCGGCGACCGGCGAAGGCCGGGCGGTCAACAAGACCGTGGAGCTGGCCGCGATTCGGAAGGACGGGACCGAGATTGCGGCCGAACTCTCTCTCTCTACGATCAAGCTGGGCGACAAGTGGCACGGCGTTGGAATCGTCCGCGACATCACCGAACGCAAGCGGGCAGAGGAAGCCCTGCGGGCCGCTTTCGCCGAGATCAGAACCCTGAAGGAGCAACTCGAGGCCGAGAACGTCATACTGCGCGAGGAGGTGAAGCTCAGCCATGTCCACGGTGACATTGTGGGCGAGAGCCAGGCCATCAAACGGACGCTGGCGCTGGCGGAGCAGGTCGCCTCGACCGACTCGACCGTCGTCATCTACGGCGAGACCGGCACCGGCAAGGAACTGCTTGCCCGTTCCATCCACAACCTGAGCAAGCGCCGCGACCGGCCGCTCGTCACCGTCAACTGCGCCGCCATGCCGGCCACGCTCATCGAGGCCGAGTTGTTTGGCCGGGAGAAGGGTGCCTACACGGGCGCGGCCACGCGGCAGGCGGGCCGGTTCGAAGTTGCCGACCGAGGGACCATCTTCCTGGACGAAGTTGGCGAGCTCTCCCCCGAGGCACAGGCCAAACTACTCCGGGTGCTGCAGGAGGGCAAGTTCGAACGGCTCGGCAGTACCAACACTCTGACAGCCGACGTCCGCGTCATCGCCGCGACCAATCGGAACCTGGAACAGGCGGTCAGGAACGGCAGGTTCCGTGAGGATTTGTTCTACCGGTTGAATGTCTTTCCGATAACGGTACCGCCCCTCCGCGAGCGGCGTGAGGACATCCCGCTCCTGGTCTGGACGTTCGTCCGTGAATTCGGTGAGAAGATGGGCAAGCGCATCGAGACGATTCCGAGGACAACCCTCGAGGCGCTGTGCGGCAACCCCTGGCCGGGGAATGTCCGGGCCCTGCGCAACACCATCGAACGGGCCATGATTCTGTCATCCGGCACCGCGCTTCAGGCAGAAGTTAAGGACGTGGCGCCGGGCGCGGCAGACCTGACCGTGGACGACGCAGCCGAGCGCGCCCGTATCACACGCGCGCTGGAGGCGTCCGGCTGGCGCATCCGAGGAGCAGGCGGCGCCGCCGAGCAGGTCGGCCTCAAACCGACCACGCTGGAATACCGCATGAAGAGGCTGGGGATTCGGCGGCCACGAGAGAAAGACAGCTAG
- a CDS encoding transposase, whose amino-acid sequence MKLLGPTLIARVIRRPGAMVQHLCADRGYAGKLAAQAQKQCQCVPHVRQSGEEIRTAQDGRRHPERRWVVERTRSGLNRFHQLPVRLEKPAESHEAPLEFASAPFLFRPRLAIQGEVPREAAAVAGCHGTCEVRNEG is encoded by the coding sequence GTGAAGCTGCTTGGACCGACGCTGATCGCGCGGGTGATTCGTCGCCCCGGAGCGATGGTCCAACATCTGTGTGCCGATAGGGGATATGCCGGGAAGCTCGCCGCACAGGCACAGAAGCAGTGCCAATGTGTTCCGCATGTTCGCCAGAGCGGCGAGGAGATCCGCACTGCGCAGGACGGCCGCCGACATCCGGAGCGGCGCTGGGTGGTAGAACGAACCCGCTCAGGGCTGAACCGATTCCACCAACTCCCGGTACGCTTGGAAAAGCCGGCTGAGAGCCACGAGGCGCCACTGGAGTTTGCCTCTGCGCCTTTTCTCTTCCGTCCACGCCTCGCTATTCAAGGAGAAGTCCCAAGAGAGGCTGCTGCTGTCGCCGGTTGCCACGGCACCTGCGAAGTGCGGAATGAGGGCTAG